Proteins from one uncultured Anaeromusa sp. genomic window:
- a CDS encoding TOBE domain-containing protein: protein MKISGRNKLGATVKEIVRGGVVAKVVMDFKGEELVAVVTNDSVDDLGLKVGDEVTALVKATEMMILK from the coding sequence ATGAAAATCAGCGGCAGAAATAAACTAGGAGCTACGGTAAAGGAAATTGTACGCGGCGGCGTGGTGGCCAAAGTGGTCATGGATTTTAAAGGGGAAGAGCTGGTGGCCGTTGTTACGAACGACTCCGTAGATGATCTGGGACTCAAAGTCGGCGATGAAGTGACGGCTCTGGTTAAAGCCACGGAAATGATGATTTTGAAATAA
- a CDS encoding DUF523 domain-containing protein gives MEVVSACLAGIACRYDGTAQEAPEIVAAVRQGKALPLCPEMLGGLPAPRQAAEIKEGCVVTAEGIDLTQSFQKGAEIATQIAILAGCRKAVLKARSPSCGCGRIYDGTFSGHLVEGDGVWAQELKKAGIEVSVI, from the coding sequence ATGGAAGTTGTGAGCGCCTGTTTAGCCGGCATAGCCTGCCGATATGACGGAACGGCCCAGGAAGCGCCGGAGATAGTGGCGGCGGTGCGCCAAGGGAAAGCGCTGCCTCTTTGCCCGGAGATGCTGGGCGGGCTGCCAGCGCCTCGGCAAGCGGCGGAAATCAAAGAGGGCTGCGTAGTAACGGCGGAAGGTATTGATTTGACGCAGTCCTTTCAAAAAGGCGCGGAGATTGCCACGCAAATCGCCATTCTCGCAGGCTGCCGCAAGGCGGTCCTCAAAGCTCGTTCGCCCAGCTGCGGCTGCGGGCGAATTTATGACGGAACTTTTTCCGGTCATCTGGTTGAAGGCGACGGGGTATGGGCGCAGGAACTAAAAAAAGCCGGCATTGAAGTGTCGGTAATATGA
- a CDS encoding nitroreductase family protein encodes MYNKTIITIIRGALGMTDCKRLMEERRSVNFFDAAQPLTPELLRQIVELASLAPSAFNLQPWRLIAVRSPEGRERLWRLAQQQPKVLEAPVTLIVVGDRGAWQGDNPAWGELAAMLGGAEAVKPYLAMAEALYGATTERRIKFAESNAALLAMSVVYAARCFGVEGHFMSGIDFAGIKQAFALDEDEEVVMLLALGYAEGGKVLYPRRKRQSYDELVEEV; translated from the coding sequence GTGTACAATAAAACCATCATTACAATAATAAGGGGGGCCTTGGGTATGACGGATTGCAAGCGGCTTATGGAAGAGCGGCGTTCCGTGAATTTCTTTGATGCGGCGCAGCCGTTGACGCCGGAGCTTTTACGGCAGATTGTGGAATTGGCGTCGCTGGCGCCGTCGGCCTTTAATTTACAGCCTTGGCGGCTCATCGCCGTGCGCAGTCCGGAGGGGCGGGAACGGCTGTGGCGGTTAGCGCAGCAGCAGCCCAAGGTGTTGGAAGCGCCGGTGACGTTGATCGTCGTTGGTGATCGCGGTGCTTGGCAAGGCGACAATCCGGCCTGGGGAGAGCTGGCAGCCATGCTGGGTGGCGCAGAGGCCGTGAAACCCTACTTGGCCATGGCGGAAGCGCTCTATGGCGCCACGACGGAGCGGCGCATCAAATTTGCTGAGAGCAACGCGGCTCTCTTGGCGATGTCGGTGGTATACGCGGCGCGATGTTTTGGAGTGGAGGGACACTTCATGTCGGGCATTGATTTTGCGGGCATTAAGCAAGCGTTTGCCTTGGATGAGGATGAGGAAGTGGTAATGCTTTTGGCGCTGGGCTATGCGGAGGGAGGCAAAGTGCTATACCCCCGGAGAAAACGCCAGTCTTATGATGAATTGGTGGAGGAAGTCTAA
- a CDS encoding methyl-accepting chemotaxis protein produces MKLSSNSIQTRLTLALAGLVVVALLLLGVTSYWQAKGALSDSVDETAYALADHYALQTEFFTKEAILRLEDLASIQRMRESEDNAALTASLAETDKRLKLFEMLSYVRLDGSSLRMDGKPDSLGDRIYFKKVLETKKTYISDMIVSRSTGKLAVVIAVPVFNKDGGLKAVLAGTLSLEKLNDVLKNVKFKESGYAFLADDSGVILAHPKRPDLAGKLNVAQKEVNPELKLPVNTLDDRMIQLFKTALEKNDGVRGDYTFVDGKSQIAVYQPIELVGGQKWMMVITAPMDEATAEVRQLSYVMLGLSVFCLLLAVGVAAVISKRFVAPILKLRDAAEHIAAGDLRRQEVAVQSQDELGQLAGSFADMSGKLRDLVVQVQRESQQVAAASEELTASAEQAAHAVQQVAGSVTEVAGGADRQLTVAREATTEVDALAKELAGASKRAGEVKKSVEKTSQAAESGGEAIGKAIRQMQALDTTVTHSAQVVAKLGERSQEIGQIVDTISGIAGQTNLLALNAAIEAARAGEQGRGFAVVADEVRKLAEQSQEAAGRIASLIGEIQGETGRAVEAMNKGTAEVKEGTVVAGQAGAAFEEIVGLIRKANEEVAAITAAIEQTVSGSGRIVHAVDDMQRVSRDTAEQTQTVAAATEEQAASMEEIASSSRSLAHLAEELQVAVSRFKV; encoded by the coding sequence ATGAAACTTAGCAGCAACAGCATTCAAACACGTTTAACCTTGGCCTTGGCGGGATTGGTAGTGGTGGCTCTGCTTTTATTGGGAGTAACCAGTTATTGGCAAGCGAAAGGAGCTCTTTCGGACAGCGTGGATGAAACAGCGTACGCCTTGGCGGACCATTATGCGCTGCAAACGGAATTTTTCACCAAAGAGGCCATTCTCCGTTTGGAGGATTTGGCGAGCATTCAACGTATGCGCGAGAGCGAGGATAATGCGGCTTTGACCGCGTCTTTAGCGGAAACAGACAAACGCCTGAAATTGTTTGAGATGCTCAGCTATGTGCGGCTAGACGGCTCCTCGTTGCGTATGGATGGCAAACCGGATTCGTTGGGAGATCGGATTTATTTCAAAAAAGTACTGGAAACTAAAAAAACCTATATATCAGATATGATTGTTTCCCGCTCTACGGGCAAGCTGGCGGTTGTAATCGCCGTTCCAGTCTTTAATAAGGACGGCGGTCTGAAAGCTGTCTTGGCGGGGACGTTGTCGCTGGAAAAATTGAATGATGTATTAAAGAATGTTAAGTTTAAGGAGAGCGGCTATGCTTTTCTGGCGGATGACAGCGGCGTTATCCTGGCGCATCCTAAACGGCCGGATTTGGCGGGTAAGCTGAATGTGGCCCAAAAAGAGGTTAATCCGGAACTCAAGCTGCCGGTTAACACCTTGGATGACCGGATGATCCAGTTGTTTAAGACGGCATTGGAGAAAAACGATGGCGTGCGCGGCGATTATACCTTTGTGGATGGAAAATCTCAAATTGCCGTCTACCAGCCGATAGAACTGGTTGGCGGACAAAAGTGGATGATGGTCATTACGGCGCCCATGGATGAAGCTACGGCCGAAGTGCGGCAGTTGAGCTATGTCATGCTGGGGCTGAGCGTATTCTGTCTGCTCTTGGCCGTTGGCGTAGCGGCGGTTATCAGCAAGCGCTTTGTAGCGCCTATACTCAAGTTGCGCGATGCGGCGGAGCACATTGCAGCGGGAGATCTGCGCCGCCAGGAAGTGGCGGTACAGTCTCAAGACGAACTGGGGCAATTAGCAGGCAGCTTTGCCGACATGAGCGGCAAGCTGCGCGATTTGGTGGTACAAGTGCAGCGCGAGTCCCAGCAGGTGGCGGCGGCCAGCGAAGAGCTGACAGCCAGCGCCGAGCAGGCGGCTCATGCGGTGCAGCAGGTGGCAGGCAGCGTGACTGAAGTAGCAGGCGGTGCGGATCGGCAGCTGACGGTAGCGCGGGAAGCCACAACCGAAGTGGACGCGCTGGCGAAAGAATTGGCCGGGGCCTCAAAGCGGGCTGGTGAAGTGAAAAAATCAGTGGAGAAAACGTCTCAAGCGGCGGAAAGCGGCGGCGAAGCCATCGGCAAAGCCATTCGCCAGATGCAGGCTCTTGATACGACGGTGACCCATTCGGCGCAGGTTGTGGCCAAGCTGGGCGAACGTTCTCAGGAAATTGGCCAGATTGTGGACACGATCAGCGGCATTGCCGGACAGACCAACCTCTTGGCCTTGAACGCGGCTATTGAGGCTGCGCGGGCGGGCGAACAGGGCCGCGGCTTTGCGGTGGTGGCGGACGAAGTGCGCAAGCTGGCCGAGCAAAGCCAGGAAGCCGCCGGACGCATTGCTTCTCTCATTGGCGAGATCCAAGGCGAGACAGGCCGTGCCGTAGAAGCTATGAATAAGGGCACTGCCGAGGTTAAGGAAGGCACCGTTGTTGCCGGCCAGGCCGGAGCGGCCTTTGAAGAAATCGTCGGCCTCATTCGCAAGGCCAACGAAGAAGTGGCGGCCATTACGGCGGCCATCGAACAGACCGTCAGCGGCAGCGGCCGCATCGTCCACGCCGTGGACGACATGCAGCGAGTCAGCCGCGATACGGCGGAGCAAACCCAAACAGTGGCGGCTGCCACCGAAGAGCAGGCGGCCTCCATGGAAGAGATTGCTTCTTCCAGCCGCTCTTTGGCTCATTTGGCGGAAGAGCTGCAAGTGGCGGTCAGCCGCTTCAAAGTATAA
- the htpX gene encoding zinc metalloprotease HtpX, with product MGMFKTTLLLAGLTGILMFMGKAVGGNGGMMLMFLISMGMNFFSYWYSDKIVLKMYGAQPVTMQDAPGLVHSVSKLAQAAQMPMPKVYIINEAAPNAFATGRDPEHGVVAVTTGIMQALSTEELEGVLAHELAHIKNRDTLISTIVAGIAGTITMIANIAQWGAIMGGFGRSDDDEEGAGGLVGSLFMIILAPLAATIIQLAISRTREYGADAKGAEFCGNPLALAEALRKIEYYAKHRTLPEASPSTAHMFIINPFAGGGQWFMSLFSTHPATGDRIAKLEQLARGR from the coding sequence ATGGGTATGTTTAAAACCACTCTTTTGTTGGCGGGACTAACCGGGATTTTGATGTTCATGGGCAAGGCCGTTGGCGGTAATGGCGGCATGATGCTGATGTTTCTCATCTCGATGGGTATGAACTTTTTCAGCTACTGGTATAGCGATAAAATTGTGTTGAAAATGTATGGCGCGCAGCCCGTGACCATGCAGGATGCCCCTGGCTTGGTTCATTCCGTGTCCAAGCTGGCGCAGGCGGCGCAGATGCCGATGCCGAAAGTGTATATTATCAATGAAGCCGCACCCAACGCCTTTGCCACGGGCCGCGACCCGGAGCATGGCGTAGTGGCTGTAACTACCGGGATCATGCAGGCGCTGAGTACAGAGGAACTGGAAGGCGTTTTGGCGCATGAATTGGCGCACATCAAGAACCGAGACACCTTGATCAGTACCATTGTAGCCGGTATTGCCGGAACGATCACCATGATTGCCAATATTGCCCAATGGGGAGCCATTATGGGCGGCTTTGGCCGCAGCGACGACGACGAGGAAGGCGCGGGCGGGCTGGTTGGTTCTTTGTTTATGATTATTTTGGCGCCCTTGGCGGCGACCATTATTCAGCTAGCTATCAGCCGGACCCGGGAATACGGGGCCGACGCAAAAGGCGCTGAATTCTGCGGCAATCCCCTGGCGTTGGCGGAAGCGCTGCGCAAGATCGAGTATTATGCTAAGCATAGAACGCTGCCGGAAGCCAGCCCTTCTACAGCGCATATGTTTATCATCAATCCCTTTGCCGGCGGCGGCCAGTGGTTTATGAGCCTCTTTTCCACCCACCCGGCTACAGGCGATCGCATCGCTAAGCTGGAGCAGTTGGCGCGGGGACGCTAA
- a CDS encoding TerC family protein, with the protein MEAVWQSVGMLFSLEALLQAVTNPVNWGIIGTLVLLEGLLSADNALVLAMMVKHLPEEQRKKALFYGILGSYAFRFVAIALGTVLIKIWWVKLIGAIYLLYLAGAFFWKKRKQGEEASADGCAGFGFWRTVVAVEVMDIAFSVDSVLAAFGVSDQVWVLYLGGILGVLMMRGVAQFFITLIDRYPELEGTAYVLIGVIGAKMMASSAGYEMEHGVFFALMAVVFGSAFGMHYLRQPQTVPVPIKKEDLK; encoded by the coding sequence ATGGAAGCAGTATGGCAAAGCGTTGGAATGTTATTTTCGCTGGAGGCCTTGTTGCAAGCAGTGACCAATCCGGTCAACTGGGGCATTATCGGGACGTTGGTTTTATTAGAAGGGTTGTTGTCGGCGGATAATGCGTTGGTGTTGGCGATGATGGTCAAGCATTTGCCGGAAGAGCAGCGCAAAAAGGCTCTTTTTTATGGTATACTTGGCTCGTACGCCTTTCGCTTTGTGGCGATTGCCCTGGGAACGGTATTAATCAAAATCTGGTGGGTGAAACTCATCGGTGCGATCTACTTGTTATATTTAGCAGGAGCGTTTTTTTGGAAGAAACGTAAGCAAGGCGAAGAAGCCAGCGCAGACGGCTGTGCGGGCTTTGGGTTTTGGCGTACTGTGGTAGCCGTAGAGGTTATGGATATCGCCTTTTCCGTTGACAGCGTACTGGCGGCTTTCGGCGTCAGCGACCAGGTTTGGGTGCTGTACTTGGGAGGCATTTTGGGTGTGTTGATGATGCGCGGCGTGGCGCAGTTCTTTATTACCCTCATTGACCGCTATCCGGAGCTGGAGGGTACGGCGTATGTCTTGATTGGCGTGATTGGCGCTAAAATGATGGCTTCCTCTGCTGGCTACGAAATGGAACACGGCGTCTTCTTCGCGCTCATGGCGGTTGTTTTCGGCAGCGCCTTTGGTATGCATTATCTGCGGCAGCCGCAGACGGTGCCTGTGCCCATAAAAAAAGAAGATCTGAAATAG
- a CDS encoding DUF1836 domain-containing protein: MQTLQERLTRLLECPETTSQSLPDLGLYMDQLLSLVNRQATSNDDLLTRTMVNNYTKDGVLARSQQKKYHRYHILLLLMLSKLKQVLSIQEIKALFNPVLRNIDSPHDDILPLEEVYDLFTELKAADLQAFCDEAQASNLRLTERLTHIEDDESKLALERFLTVLLLAAQAEFARRAAKELIADYFMEKRPENGD, translated from the coding sequence ATGCAAACATTACAAGAGCGCCTTACGCGCTTACTGGAATGCCCTGAGACAACTTCTCAGTCTCTGCCGGATTTGGGGCTGTATATGGACCAGCTTTTATCATTGGTCAACCGTCAGGCTACCAGCAACGATGACCTGTTAACACGTACCATGGTCAATAATTACACCAAAGATGGGGTTTTAGCCCGCAGCCAGCAGAAAAAATACCACCGCTACCATATTTTGCTGCTCCTTATGCTGAGCAAGCTCAAGCAAGTCCTTTCCATCCAGGAAATCAAGGCTCTTTTCAACCCTGTGCTGCGCAATATTGACTCCCCCCACGATGACATTCTGCCGCTGGAAGAGGTATATGATCTTTTCACCGAGTTGAAAGCTGCCGACTTGCAGGCCTTCTGCGACGAAGCCCAGGCCAGCAATCTGCGCCTGACGGAGCGGCTGACGCACATCGAAGATGACGAGTCTAAGTTGGCGCTAGAACGCTTTTTGACGGTGCTGCTTTTAGCCGCCCAAGCGGAATTTGCCCGCCGCGCCGCCAAAGAGCTGATCGCGGATTATTTCATGGAGAAAAGACCCGAGAATGGAGATTGA